From Streptomyces sp. HUAS MG91, the proteins below share one genomic window:
- a CDS encoding HAMP domain-containing sensor histidine kinase, producing the protein MRARLLPLLIVLMAGVLLALGFPLAVSLASAQQQKVVVDRIDDTARFASLAQFVTTRSEGSGETENDERRQTLQKELARYYDVYGIRAGVFYRDLDVHPMGRAPAAFRVPPSGQLRAAFEEALYSRGSHDPPQVWPWQSHGRIVVASPVIRDGDVVAVVVTDSPTATMRAKTVRGWAVIALGEVAAMLLAVGAALRLTGWVLRPVRVLDATTHDIATGRLKSRVAAAGGPPELRRLARSFNEMADNVEDVLEQQRAFVADASHQLRNPLAALMLRIEVLSYELPEGNEEIASVQAEGKRLARVLDDLLDLALAEHAAADLQLTDIGELAAERVEAWRLTAQGKGVRLVADCPAATGWADPVALSSALDAVVDNALKFTPRGEKVRVSVTANGSSTAVEVADGGPGLREEELSRIGDRFWRSGRHQNIKGSGLGLSISRALLTAGGGSISYAPHEPHGLKVTLRVPRTAPGSEPGHT; encoded by the coding sequence GTGCGCGCACGGCTGCTTCCGCTGCTCATCGTCCTCATGGCGGGCGTCCTGCTCGCGCTCGGCTTCCCGCTCGCGGTGAGCCTGGCCTCCGCGCAGCAGCAGAAGGTCGTCGTGGACCGCATCGACGACACCGCCCGGTTCGCCTCCCTCGCCCAGTTCGTCACCACCCGCTCCGAGGGCAGCGGCGAGACGGAGAACGACGAGCGGCGGCAGACCCTGCAGAAGGAACTCGCCCGCTACTACGACGTCTACGGCATAAGAGCCGGTGTCTTCTACCGCGACCTGGACGTGCATCCCATGGGGCGCGCGCCCGCCGCGTTCCGGGTGCCGCCCAGCGGTCAGCTGCGGGCCGCCTTCGAGGAAGCGCTCTACTCGCGCGGGAGCCACGATCCGCCGCAGGTGTGGCCGTGGCAGAGCCATGGGCGCATCGTCGTCGCCTCGCCCGTCATCCGCGACGGCGATGTCGTCGCCGTCGTCGTCACGGACTCGCCCACCGCCACGATGCGGGCCAAGACGGTCCGCGGCTGGGCCGTCATCGCGCTGGGCGAGGTGGCCGCGATGCTGCTCGCCGTGGGCGCCGCGCTGCGCCTGACGGGCTGGGTCCTGCGGCCCGTACGCGTCCTCGACGCGACCACGCACGACATCGCCACGGGACGGCTGAAATCACGGGTCGCGGCCGCCGGCGGCCCGCCGGAACTCAGGCGCCTGGCCCGGTCGTTCAACGAGATGGCGGACAACGTCGAGGACGTGCTGGAGCAGCAGCGCGCTTTCGTCGCCGACGCCTCGCACCAGCTGCGCAATCCGCTCGCCGCGCTGATGCTCCGTATCGAGGTGCTGTCCTACGAACTGCCGGAGGGGAACGAGGAGATCGCGTCCGTACAGGCCGAGGGCAAGCGCCTGGCCCGGGTCCTCGACGACCTGCTGGACCTGGCGCTCGCCGAGCACGCGGCCGCCGACCTCCAGCTCACCGACATCGGTGAACTGGCGGCCGAGCGCGTCGAGGCATGGCGGCTGACCGCGCAGGGCAAGGGGGTGCGGCTCGTCGCGGACTGCCCCGCCGCGACCGGTTGGGCCGATCCGGTCGCCCTGTCCAGCGCCCTGGACGCCGTGGTCGACAACGCCCTGAAATTCACCCCGCGGGGCGAGAAGGTCCGGGTCAGCGTCACCGCGAACGGCAGCAGTACCGCCGTCGAGGTCGCCGACGGCGGTCCCGGCCTGCGCGAGGAGGAGCTGTCCCGCATCGGCGACCGCTTCTGGCGCAGCGGCCGTCACCAGAACATCAAGGGCTCGGGCCTCGGCCTGTCGATCTCCCGCGCCCTGCTGACCGCGGGCGGCGGCTCGATCTCCTACGCCCCGCACGAGCCGCACGGCCTGAAGGTCACCCTGCGGGTGCCCCGGACGGCGCCGGGGAGCGAGCCGGGGCACACCTGA
- a CDS encoding TAXI family TRAP transporter solute-binding subunit encodes MPQAPFRTFPLTRRRALTGSAAALVVFGLLLWWLLPLGQKSPSGEVTFSTGTQNGVYVRYGKLLDKALAHDLPRLDVTLKESEGSWDNVTRVATGRADFTIAAADAVAKYQEEHRPGADRLRGCARLYDDYMQLVVPRDSTIEKVADLRGKKVAVGGPRSGVWLIAEKVLAAADLDADKDIVPVNLGISGMADALKSGKIDAFFWSGGLPTNNVQELSEEFPVRLVEMGSLLDRLRAMSDASARYYRAAVMPADTYPDAQQGKAVSTLAVANLLVTTDRTDPELTEAVTRTVIDSRDSIGNTVHAAQLVDLRTAVYTDPLALHEGARRYYRSVKP; translated from the coding sequence ATGCCGCAGGCCCCTTTCCGGACGTTCCCGCTGACCCGCCGCCGCGCCCTCACCGGCTCCGCGGCGGCGCTCGTGGTGTTCGGGCTGCTGCTGTGGTGGCTGCTGCCGCTGGGCCAGAAGTCACCGTCCGGCGAGGTCACGTTCAGCACGGGCACGCAGAACGGCGTGTACGTGCGCTACGGCAAGCTCCTCGACAAGGCGCTGGCCCACGATCTGCCCCGGCTCGACGTGACGCTCAAGGAGAGCGAGGGCTCGTGGGACAACGTCACCCGGGTCGCCACCGGCCGGGCGGACTTCACCATCGCCGCCGCCGACGCCGTCGCCAAGTACCAGGAGGAGCACCGGCCAGGCGCGGACCGGCTGCGCGGCTGCGCCCGTCTCTACGACGACTACATGCAGCTCGTCGTGCCCCGGGACTCCACCATCGAGAAGGTGGCGGACCTGCGCGGCAAGAAGGTCGCCGTCGGCGGACCGCGCTCCGGGGTGTGGCTGATCGCCGAGAAGGTGCTGGCGGCGGCGGATCTCGACGCCGACAAGGACATCGTGCCGGTCAACCTCGGTATCAGTGGCATGGCCGACGCCCTGAAGTCCGGGAAGATAGACGCGTTCTTCTGGTCGGGCGGTCTGCCCACCAACAACGTGCAGGAGCTGTCCGAGGAGTTCCCGGTCCGGCTGGTCGAGATGGGCAGCCTGCTCGACCGCCTGCGCGCCATGAGCGACGCGTCCGCCCGCTACTACCGCGCGGCCGTGATGCCCGCCGACACCTATCCGGACGCCCAACAGGGCAAGGCCGTCAGCACTTTGGCGGTGGCGAACCTCCTCGTCACGACGGACCGCACCGACCCGGAGCTGACCGAGGCCGTGACCCGTACGGTCATCGACAGCCGCGACTCCATCGGCAACACGGTGCACGCCGCGCAGCTCGTGGACCTGCGCACGGCGGTCTACACGGATCCCCTCGCCCTGCACGAGGGCGCGCGCCGCTACTACCGCTCGGTGAAGCCCTGA
- the lhgO gene encoding L-2-hydroxyglutarate oxidase yields MADETIGVVGAGIVGLATAREITLRRPGTRVVVFDKEPGVAHHQTGHNSGVVHAGIYYTPGSLKANLTVRGVGLLREYCQEHGLPYREIGKLVMAVREDELDRMNALYERARNNHVPELRKVSREEIAELEPQAGGIAALHSPRTAITDYPGIARTFAQDIERSGGEVKLGFRVTGLTEVPGGIEVASARERVTVDRLVLCAGLHSDSVARLARGGPEPRIVPFRGEYMLLKPERADLVRGLIYPVPDPRYPFLGVHFTPRVDGSVEVGPNAVLALAREGYTRTRVSPKDLVGLAAYPGVWRMAAKHWRTGIKEYKGSFSTAAFMKDAKLYVPGVGVDDVVRGGAGVRAQALDRDGTLVDDFRLQRAGRITAVRNAPSPAATASLAIAEHIVDAVFDGS; encoded by the coding sequence TTGGCCGACGAGACGATAGGCGTCGTAGGTGCCGGCATCGTGGGCCTCGCGACCGCCCGCGAGATCACCCTGCGCCGCCCCGGTACCCGCGTCGTCGTGTTCGACAAGGAACCCGGCGTCGCACACCACCAGACGGGCCACAACTCCGGCGTCGTGCACGCCGGCATCTACTACACACCCGGCAGCCTCAAGGCGAACCTGACCGTACGGGGCGTGGGCCTGCTGCGCGAGTACTGCCAGGAGCACGGGCTCCCGTACCGCGAGATCGGCAAGCTGGTCATGGCCGTCCGCGAGGACGAACTCGACCGGATGAACGCCCTCTACGAGCGGGCCAGGAACAACCACGTACCCGAGCTGCGCAAGGTCTCGCGCGAGGAGATCGCCGAACTCGAACCGCAGGCCGGCGGCATCGCGGCCCTGCACTCCCCGCGCACCGCGATCACCGACTACCCGGGCATCGCCCGCACGTTCGCCCAGGACATCGAGCGGTCCGGGGGAGAGGTGAAGCTCGGTTTCCGCGTCACCGGCCTCACCGAGGTCCCCGGCGGCATCGAGGTGGCGTCCGCGCGGGAGCGGGTCACGGTCGACCGGCTCGTGCTGTGCGCCGGGCTCCACTCCGACTCCGTGGCCCGGCTCGCGCGGGGCGGGCCCGAACCCCGGATCGTCCCGTTCCGCGGCGAGTACATGCTGCTCAAGCCGGAGCGGGCGGACCTGGTGCGCGGGCTGATCTACCCGGTGCCCGACCCCCGGTACCCGTTCCTCGGCGTGCACTTCACCCCGCGCGTCGACGGCTCGGTCGAGGTCGGCCCGAACGCCGTCCTCGCCCTCGCCCGCGAGGGGTACACCCGCACCCGCGTCTCCCCGAAGGACCTCGTGGGGCTGGCCGCCTACCCCGGCGTCTGGCGCATGGCCGCGAAGCACTGGCGCACCGGCATCAAGGAGTACAAGGGCTCCTTCTCCACGGCCGCCTTCATGAAGGACGCGAAGCTGTACGTCCCCGGGGTCGGCGTCGACGACGTCGTGCGCGGCGGCGCCGGGGTGCGCGCCCAGGCGCTGGACCGCGACGGCACGCTCGTCGACGACTTCCGGCTGCAGCGGGCCGGCCGGATCACGGCCGTGCGCAACGCGCCGTCGCCCGCAGCGACGGCCAGCCTGGCGATCGCCGAGCACATCGTGGACGCGGTCTTCGACGGGTCCTGA
- a CDS encoding ABC transporter ATP-binding protein encodes MLLAWRIYIRELVRQRRLAVPAMLLPALGNIGINYLAPLVVAHLVGRFAGEGAVEARGALPYVAAFAGVLLLSETLWRLGIHCLNRVDARGVERLYVYGMDELYAKDATFFHDNFAGSLTKRVSSFAVRFEEFADTLVFQVTGSLVPLMFGSVVLWTYEPWLVVALLAMIALTGVTVAPLIRRRQRIVDAREAAIARVSGHVADSLSNMETIRAFAAEDREAAEHRVRVAESQRWMLKSWDYSNLRIDTVVAPLSVLTNALGLLLAVTLGGGHGVEGVVVAFTYFSNATRIMFDFNQIYRRLESSTTEAAQFTDLLMVPATVLDPPAPRPAHPARTDVRFEKVTFAHAGAPRLFDGLDLEVPGGAKIGFVGRSGGGKTTLTRLLLRMSDIQGGRIRLGGQDISRLRQRDLRELIAYVPQTPAMFHRSLRDNIAFARPDATDAEIRRAAEAAHVTEFADTLPDGFGTLVGERGVKLSGGQRQRVALARAILRDAPVLLLDEATSALDSESERLVQEALWRLMEGRTALVVAHRLSTVAGMDRLVVLDRGRVVEQGTHHDLLAARGTYAKLWLHQSGGFLVDGSESEMAEGAEVKP; translated from the coding sequence GTGCTGCTCGCCTGGCGCATCTACATCCGCGAGTTGGTCCGGCAGCGGCGGCTGGCCGTTCCGGCGATGCTGCTGCCCGCGCTGGGCAACATCGGCATCAACTATCTGGCGCCCCTGGTCGTCGCCCATCTCGTCGGGCGCTTCGCGGGGGAGGGCGCGGTCGAGGCCCGGGGCGCGCTGCCGTACGTCGCGGCCTTCGCGGGCGTCCTGCTGCTCTCCGAGACGCTGTGGCGGCTCGGCATCCACTGCCTCAACCGGGTGGACGCCCGGGGCGTCGAGCGGTTGTACGTGTACGGCATGGACGAGCTGTACGCCAAGGACGCCACGTTCTTCCACGACAACTTCGCCGGATCGCTGACCAAGCGGGTCTCCAGCTTCGCCGTCCGTTTCGAGGAGTTCGCCGACACCCTCGTCTTCCAGGTGACCGGAAGCCTGGTCCCGCTGATGTTCGGCTCGGTGGTGCTCTGGACCTACGAACCCTGGCTCGTCGTCGCCCTGCTGGCGATGATCGCCCTCACCGGGGTGACCGTGGCCCCGCTGATCCGCCGCAGGCAGCGGATCGTGGACGCGCGCGAGGCGGCGATCGCCCGGGTGTCCGGCCATGTCGCCGACAGCCTGTCGAACATGGAGACGATCCGGGCGTTCGCCGCCGAGGACCGGGAGGCCGCCGAGCACCGCGTCCGGGTCGCCGAGTCGCAGCGCTGGATGCTCAAGTCGTGGGACTACAGCAACCTGCGCATCGACACGGTCGTCGCCCCGCTGTCCGTGCTCACCAACGCGCTGGGCCTGCTGCTCGCGGTCACGCTCGGCGGCGGACACGGCGTCGAGGGCGTCGTGGTGGCGTTCACGTACTTCTCGAACGCGACGCGGATCATGTTCGACTTCAACCAGATCTACCGCCGCCTGGAGAGCTCGACGACCGAGGCTGCCCAGTTCACGGACCTGCTGATGGTGCCCGCGACCGTCCTCGACCCGCCCGCGCCCCGGCCCGCGCACCCCGCCCGCACCGACGTCCGCTTCGAGAAGGTGACCTTCGCCCACGCGGGCGCGCCCCGGCTCTTCGACGGCCTGGACCTGGAGGTGCCCGGCGGCGCCAAGATCGGCTTCGTCGGCCGGTCCGGCGGCGGCAAGACGACCCTGACCCGGCTGCTCCTGCGCATGTCCGACATCCAGGGCGGCCGGATCCGACTCGGCGGCCAGGACATCAGCCGGCTGCGCCAGCGGGACCTGCGCGAGCTGATCGCGTACGTGCCCCAGACCCCCGCCATGTTCCACCGCAGCCTGCGCGACAACATCGCCTTCGCCCGCCCCGACGCCACCGACGCGGAGATCCGCCGCGCGGCCGAGGCCGCCCACGTCACGGAGTTCGCCGACACCCTGCCGGACGGCTTCGGCACCCTGGTCGGCGAGCGCGGCGTCAAGCTCTCCGGCGGACAGCGCCAGCGCGTGGCCCTGGCCCGCGCCATCCTGCGCGACGCCCCGGTGCTCCTCCTCGACGAGGCGACGAGCGCCCTGGACTCCGAGAGCGAACGGCTCGTGCAGGAGGCCCTGTGGCGCCTCATGGAGGGCCGCACCGCCCTGGTGGTGGCCCACCGCCTGAGCACCGTCGCGGGCATGGACCGCCTCGTCGTCCTGGACCGCGGCCGCGTCGTCGAGCAGGGCACGCACCACGACCTCCTCGCCGCCCGGGGCACCTACGCCAAGCTCTGGCTGCACCAGTCGGGCGGCTTCCTCGTCGACGGCAGCGAGTCCGAGATGGCGGAGGGCGCCGAGGTCAAGCCGTGA
- the miaB gene encoding tRNA (N6-isopentenyl adenosine(37)-C2)-methylthiotransferase MiaB — MTSSSDRSQAVDVADPKTYEVFTYGCQMNVHDSERLSGLLENAGYVRAPEGSDGDADVVVFNTCAVRENADNKLYGNLGRLAPRKTSRPGMQIAVGGCLAQKDRDTIVKKAPWVDVVFGTHNIGKLPVLLERARVQEEAQVEIAESLEAFPSTLPTRRESAYAAWVSISVGCNNTCTFCIVPALRGKEKDRRTGDILAEIEALVGEGVSEITLLGQNVNAYGSDIGDREAFSKLLRACGEIEGLERVRFTSPHPRDFTDDVIAAMAETPNVMPQLHMPMQSGSDTVLKAMRRSYRQERFLGIIEKVRAAIPDAAITTDIIVGFPGETEEDFEQTMHAVREARFSAAFTFQYSKRPGTPAATMENQIPKEVVQARYERLVALQEEISWEENKKQVGRTLELMVAEGEGRKDGSTHRLSGRAPDNRLVHFTKPDQEVRPGDVVTVEITYAAPHHLLAEGAVLDVRRTRAGDAWEKRTKETQDKQQGVLLGLPKVGVPEPLPAVTGGCAVD, encoded by the coding sequence ATGACCAGCAGCAGCGACCGGAGCCAGGCAGTGGACGTAGCGGACCCCAAGACGTACGAAGTGTTCACCTACGGGTGCCAGATGAACGTCCACGACTCCGAGCGCCTGTCCGGCCTCCTGGAGAACGCCGGATACGTCCGCGCCCCCGAAGGCTCCGACGGGGACGCCGACGTGGTGGTCTTCAACACCTGCGCGGTACGCGAGAACGCCGACAACAAGCTCTACGGCAACCTCGGCCGGCTCGCCCCGCGCAAGACCTCGCGCCCCGGTATGCAGATCGCCGTGGGCGGCTGCCTCGCGCAGAAGGACCGCGACACCATCGTGAAGAAGGCGCCCTGGGTGGACGTCGTCTTCGGTACGCACAACATCGGCAAGCTGCCCGTCCTCCTGGAGCGCGCCCGCGTCCAGGAGGAGGCGCAGGTCGAGATCGCCGAGTCCCTGGAGGCCTTCCCCTCCACGCTGCCCACTCGCCGCGAGAGCGCCTACGCGGCCTGGGTCTCCATCTCGGTCGGCTGCAACAACACCTGCACCTTCTGCATCGTCCCCGCGCTGCGCGGCAAGGAGAAGGACCGCAGGACCGGCGACATCCTCGCCGAGATCGAGGCCCTGGTCGGCGAGGGCGTCTCCGAGATCACCCTGCTCGGCCAGAACGTCAACGCGTACGGGAGCGACATCGGCGACCGCGAGGCCTTCAGCAAGCTGCTGCGCGCCTGCGGCGAGATCGAGGGCCTGGAGCGGGTCCGCTTCACCTCCCCGCACCCGCGCGACTTCACCGACGACGTGATCGCCGCCATGGCCGAGACGCCGAACGTGATGCCGCAGCTGCACATGCCGATGCAGTCCGGTTCGGACACCGTCCTGAAGGCGATGCGCCGCTCGTACCGCCAGGAGCGCTTCCTCGGCATCATCGAGAAGGTCCGCGCCGCCATCCCGGACGCCGCGATCACCACCGACATCATCGTGGGCTTCCCCGGCGAGACCGAGGAGGACTTCGAGCAGACGATGCACGCCGTGCGCGAGGCCCGCTTCTCCGCCGCCTTCACCTTCCAGTACTCCAAGCGCCCCGGAACCCCCGCCGCGACCATGGAGAACCAGATCCCCAAGGAGGTCGTGCAGGCCCGCTACGAGCGTCTGGTCGCCCTCCAGGAGGAGATCTCCTGGGAGGAGAACAAGAAGCAGGTCGGCCGCACCCTGGAGCTGATGGTCGCCGAGGGCGAGGGCCGCAAGGACGGCTCCACCCACCGCCTCTCCGGCCGCGCCCCCGACAACCGCCTGGTCCACTTCACCAAGCCGGACCAGGAGGTCCGCCCCGGCGACGTGGTCACGGTCGAGATCACCTACGCCGCTCCGCACCACCTCCTGGCCGAGGGCGCGGTCCTCGACGTGCGCCGCACGCGCGCGGGCGACGCCTGGGAGAAGCGCACCAAGGAGACCCAGGACAAGCAGCAGGGCGTCCTCCTCGGCCTGCCCAAGGTGGGCGTCCCCGAGCCGCTGCCGGCGGTCACCGGCGGCTGCGCGGTCGACTGA
- a CDS encoding class III extradiol dioxygenase subunit B-like domain-containing protein, producing MLVAAAVCPCPPLLVPEVAAGAAPELDAARAACDEALARVVAAAPELIVVVGAGTRTTFHEAGARGSFRPFGVDTEVVLGPPPGAPDATLPPSLAVGAWLLTRAGWNGPVRGYEVEGGRSWPANGEDGVNLAGLADRVGLLVMGDGTACRTVKAPGYLDERAEGVDALIAAALRGLDADGTLARLDADLSRELKISGRDPWQILSAAWDGDRGTGELLYEDAPYGVGYFVASWA from the coding sequence ATGCTTGTCGCCGCCGCCGTCTGCCCCTGCCCGCCGCTGCTCGTGCCGGAGGTCGCCGCAGGGGCCGCCCCGGAACTGGACGCCGCGCGTGCGGCCTGCGACGAGGCGCTGGCCAGGGTCGTCGCCGCGGCGCCGGAGCTGATCGTGGTCGTCGGCGCGGGCACCCGCACCACGTTCCACGAGGCGGGGGCCCGCGGCTCCTTCCGGCCCTTCGGCGTCGACACCGAGGTGGTCCTCGGCCCGCCGCCGGGCGCCCCGGACGCCACGCTGCCGCCGTCCCTCGCGGTCGGCGCCTGGCTGCTCACGCGTGCGGGCTGGAACGGTCCCGTACGCGGCTACGAGGTGGAGGGCGGCCGGTCCTGGCCGGCCAACGGCGAGGACGGGGTGAACCTCGCGGGTCTGGCCGACCGTGTGGGCCTGCTCGTCATGGGCGACGGCACGGCCTGCCGCACGGTCAAGGCCCCCGGCTATCTGGACGAGCGCGCCGAGGGCGTGGACGCGCTGATCGCCGCCGCCCTGCGCGGCCTCGACGCCGACGGCACGCTCGCGCGGCTCGACGCGGACCTGTCCCGCGAGCTGAAGATCTCCGGCCGCGACCCCTGGCAGATCCTCTCGGCGGCCTGGGACGGCGACCGCGGCACCGGCGAGCTGCTCTACGAGGACGCGCCCTACGGAGTCGGCTACTTCGTCGCCTCCTGGGCCTAG
- a CDS encoding LysR family transcriptional regulator, translated as MNDLGQDLELRLVRYFTVVAAHQHFGRAAADLHVAQPALSRQIQRLEKYLGVRLLDRAPRGTRLTPAGQSFLPQAQALLRAARQAELAVREQAEAERITIGYVEDLVITAAVRELRRRCPDAEIATRYLSCRDVGALSDKGVDALIARAPLPFAADEVFTIPLYEEPRMLAVPRGHPLAARASVTAEELAGEEAAPCAFETSDWTSYRILGAGVPPIESYEDKLELVASGGAIAVLPVGDRRSSLRPDIVTVPIEDAPPSQVVLVSRKGDPNPMIRNLWLAAETVLTAPAA; from the coding sequence GTGAACGATCTCGGACAGGACTTGGAACTGCGACTGGTGCGCTACTTCACCGTGGTGGCGGCGCACCAGCACTTCGGCCGGGCCGCTGCCGACCTGCACGTGGCCCAGCCGGCGCTGAGCCGCCAGATCCAACGGCTCGAGAAGTATCTCGGCGTACGGCTGCTGGACCGCGCACCCCGGGGCACCCGGCTCACTCCGGCCGGCCAGAGCTTCCTCCCCCAGGCCCAGGCCCTGCTGCGGGCCGCCCGCCAGGCCGAGCTGGCCGTGCGTGAACAGGCCGAGGCCGAACGAATCACCATCGGCTACGTCGAAGACCTGGTGATCACTGCCGCCGTACGGGAACTGCGCCGTCGTTGTCCGGACGCCGAGATCGCCACCCGGTACCTGAGCTGCCGCGATGTCGGGGCGCTGTCCGACAAGGGCGTCGACGCCCTGATCGCCCGGGCCCCGCTGCCGTTCGCCGCCGACGAGGTGTTCACCATCCCGCTGTACGAGGAGCCCCGGATGCTCGCGGTCCCGCGCGGCCATCCCTTGGCCGCCCGCGCGTCGGTGACCGCGGAAGAGCTGGCCGGCGAGGAGGCGGCGCCGTGCGCGTTCGAGACCTCGGACTGGACTTCCTACCGGATCCTCGGGGCCGGCGTGCCGCCGATCGAGAGCTACGAGGACAAGCTCGAACTCGTCGCGAGTGGCGGGGCGATCGCCGTGCTCCCGGTCGGCGATCGGCGCAGCTCACTGCGTCCCGACATCGTCACCGTCCCGATCGAGGACGCTCCGCCCAGCCAGGTCGTCCTGGTCAGCCGCAAGGGCGACCCGAATCCGATGATCAGGAATCTGTGGCTGGCCGCCGAGACCGTCCTGACCGCCCCGGCAGCCTGA
- a CDS encoding NADP-dependent oxidoreductase, giving the protein MKAIQFREAGGPEVLRYDEVPVPEIGPGEVLVRVHATGVNPPDWYLREGMKVMPAEMRPALEFPLIPGTDMSGVVQAVAPDVRGFAVGDEVFGMLRFPGFDGRTYAEYVAAPASDLAHKPAGIDHVQAAGAPMAVLTAWQYLVDLGHDVPSPFTGQVHRPVPITPGTTVLVNGAAGGVGHFAVQLAKWKGAHVIAVASGRHEQFLRKLGADEFIDYTRTRAADVVSGVDLVIDTVGGPDSSRFLTVLKRGGTMLPVFFAEYDPEETARLGITVSNIQVRSHGPQLAEIARLFGEGKLQVGVDSTYPLPEAGNAHARAAQGHIQGKIVLTVVS; this is encoded by the coding sequence ATGAAGGCGATTCAGTTCCGCGAAGCGGGCGGGCCGGAAGTTCTGCGGTACGACGAGGTGCCGGTTCCCGAGATCGGCCCGGGCGAGGTGCTCGTCCGGGTGCACGCGACGGGCGTCAATCCGCCGGACTGGTACCTGCGTGAGGGGATGAAGGTCATGCCGGCCGAGATGAGGCCGGCGCTGGAGTTCCCTCTGATCCCCGGAACGGACATGTCGGGCGTGGTCCAGGCGGTCGCTCCGGATGTGCGGGGGTTCGCCGTCGGTGACGAGGTCTTCGGCATGCTGCGGTTCCCCGGATTCGACGGCCGGACGTACGCCGAGTACGTGGCCGCACCGGCTTCGGACCTGGCGCACAAGCCGGCCGGTATCGACCACGTGCAGGCGGCCGGGGCGCCGATGGCCGTGCTGACGGCCTGGCAGTATCTGGTTGACCTCGGCCACGACGTTCCGTCTCCTTTCACCGGACAGGTGCACCGACCGGTGCCGATCACGCCAGGGACGACCGTGCTGGTCAACGGGGCCGCCGGTGGAGTGGGCCACTTCGCGGTGCAACTGGCGAAATGGAAGGGAGCACACGTCATCGCGGTGGCCTCGGGCCGGCACGAGCAGTTCCTGCGCAAGCTCGGCGCCGACGAGTTCATCGACTACACCAGGACGCGGGCCGCGGACGTGGTCAGCGGTGTGGACCTGGTGATCGACACCGTCGGGGGCCCGGACAGCTCACGCTTCCTGACCGTGCTCAAGCGCGGCGGCACCATGCTTCCGGTGTTCTTCGCCGAGTACGACCCGGAGGAGACGGCGAGACTGGGCATCACCGTCTCGAACATTCAGGTGCGTTCCCATGGTCCCCAGCTCGCCGAGATCGCGCGCCTGTTCGGCGAGGGCAAGCTCCAGGTCGGGGTGGACAGCACCTACCCGCTGCCCGAAGCGGGCAACGCACACGCGCGAGCCGCGCAGGGCCACATCCAAGGCAAGATCGTGCTGACGGTGGTCTCGTGA
- the miaA gene encoding tRNA (adenosine(37)-N6)-dimethylallyltransferase MiaA codes for MSSAAPAPRVIAVVGPTAAGKSDLGVFLAKELGGEVVNADSMQLYRGMDIGTAKLTPEERAGVPHHLLDIWDVTEAASVAEYQRLARAEIDRLLAAGRWPILVGGSGLYVRGAVDKMEFPGTDPDVRARLEAELAEHGSGALHARLAAADPEAATAILPSNGRRIVRALEVIEITGKPFTANLPGHDSVYDTVQIGVDVERPELDERITTRVDRMWDAGLVDEVRTLEAQGLREGRTASRALGYQQVLAALAGECTEEEARTETVRATKRFARRQDSWFRRDPRVHWLSGAVADRTELPARAMALVERPVTA; via the coding sequence GTGAGTAGCGCAGCTCCCGCCCCGCGGGTCATCGCCGTCGTCGGTCCCACCGCGGCGGGCAAGTCGGATCTCGGCGTCTTCCTCGCCAAGGAACTCGGCGGCGAAGTCGTCAACGCCGACTCCATGCAGTTGTACCGAGGGATGGACATCGGCACCGCCAAGCTGACGCCCGAGGAGCGCGCCGGGGTCCCGCACCACCTCCTCGACATCTGGGACGTGACGGAGGCGGCCAGCGTCGCCGAGTACCAGAGGCTCGCCCGCGCCGAGATCGACCGCCTCCTCGCCGCGGGCCGCTGGCCCATCCTCGTCGGCGGCTCGGGGCTCTACGTGCGGGGCGCCGTCGACAAGATGGAGTTCCCCGGCACCGACCCCGACGTCCGCGCCCGCCTGGAGGCCGAGCTGGCGGAACACGGCTCCGGCGCGCTGCACGCCCGCCTCGCCGCCGCCGACCCGGAGGCCGCCACCGCGATCCTGCCGAGCAACGGGCGGCGCATCGTGCGTGCCCTCGAAGTCATCGAGATCACCGGAAAGCCCTTCACGGCCAACCTGCCGGGGCATGACTCCGTCTACGACACCGTCCAGATCGGCGTCGACGTCGAGCGGCCCGAACTCGACGAACGCATCACCACGCGCGTGGACCGCATGTGGGACGCCGGTCTCGTCGACGAGGTACGCACGCTGGAGGCCCAGGGCCTGCGCGAGGGGCGTACCGCGTCCCGCGCGCTCGGCTACCAGCAGGTCCTCGCCGCACTCGCCGGAGAGTGCACCGAGGAGGAGGCGCGCACGGAGACCGTCCGTGCCACCAAGCGCTTCGCGCGCCGCCAGGACTCGTGGTTCCGCCGCGACCCACGGGTGCATTGGCTCAGTGGGGCCGTGGCCGATCGCACAGAACTCCCGGCACGCGCAATGGCGTTGGTCGAACGACCGGTTACAGCCTGA